GAGAAGGTTGATGATTGGTGCGGATCACTTTAACCGGGACCCAAAAAAAGGTCTGGAGTTTTTACAAGGAACTCATCTGTTGCCTGATAAACTTGACCCGCAAAGCGTGGCTTGCTTTTTCAGGTATACTGCTGGTTTAGATAAGAATCTCGTGGGGGATTTCCTGGGAAATCATGATGAGTTTTGTGTTCTGGTCCTCCATGAATTTGCTTGGACATTTGACTTTGAAGATATGAATCTGGATACTGCACTGCGTCTGTTCTTGGAAACTTTCCGTCTTCCTGGAGAATCTCAGAAGATCCAGAGGGTACTTGAGGCATTCTCAGAGAGATATTATGAGCAATCACCTCTCATCCTTGCCAACAAGGATGCTGCACTATTACTATCATATTCAATAATTATGCTCAATACGGATCAGCACAATGtacaggtgaagaagaagatgactgaAGAAGATTTCATTCGAAACAACCGACACATTAATGGGGGTGGTGATCTTCCTCGGGAATTCTTGATTGACCTGTACCACTCAATCCTCAAAAATGAGATCCGGACGACCCCAGAGCAAGGTGCTGGTTTTCCGGAAATGACACCAAGTCGTTGGGTGGATCTGTTGCGCAAATCCAAGAAGACTTCACCGTTCATTATGTGTGACTCTCGCGCATTTCTAGATCATGATATGTTTGCTATCATGTCGGGTCCCACGATTGCTGCTATCTCAGTTGTATTTGATCATGCAGAGCATGAAGATGTCTTCCAAACATGTGTTGATGGATTCTTGGCTGTTGCAAAGATATCAGCTTGTCATCATCTCGAGGATGTATTAGACGACCTAGTGGTGTCTTTATGTAAGTTCACAACCCTATTGAACCCATCTTCTGTCGAGGAACCTGTTTTAGCCTTCGGTGATGACACAAAAGCTAGGATGGCAACTATATCAGTTTTTACCATAGCGAACAAGTATGGTAACTATATTCGAACTGGTTGGAGAAATATTCTGGATTGCATATTAAGATTACACAAGCTTGGTCTTCTCCCTGCTAGAGTGGCCAGTGATGTGGCCGATGATTCAGAACATTCTTCAGAATCTGGACGTGGGCAACCTGTTACGAGCTCcctatctgcatctcagatgccTTCCATGGGTACTCCTCGGAGATCCTCAGGGTTGATGGGAAGGTTCAGCCAGCTATTATCATTAGAAACAGAAGAGCCAAGATCACAACCAACTGAACAACAACTTGCAGCTCATCAACGAACTCTTCAGACAATTCAGAAGTGCCACATTGATAGCATATTTACCGAGAGTAAGTTCTTACAGGCAGACTCGTTATTGCAGCTCGCACGGGCTTTAATTTGGGCAGCTGGACGACCGCAGAAGGGTAACACGTCTCCCGAGGATGAGGACACTGCCGTATTCTGCTTAGAGTTGTTGATTGCTATAACCTTAAACAACAGGGACAGGATCGTTCTTCTGTGGCAAGGTGTGTATGAGCATATTTCAAACATAGTTCAGTCTACTGTAATGCCGTGTGCCTTGGTTGAAAAGGCTGTTTTCGGACTCCTAAGGATATGTCAGAGGCTGCTTCCCTATAAAGAGAATTTGGCTGATGAGCTCCTTAGGTCACTCCAATTGGTGTTGAAGCTCGATGCTAGGGTTGCTGATGCTTACTGTGAGCACATAACTCAGGAAGTTATGCGTCTCGTGAAAGCAAACACAACGCACATCAGATCACAAATGGGATGGCGAACAATCACATCCCTGCTTTCCATCACTGCTCGACATCCGGAGGCATCTGAATCAGGGTTTGAGGCACTAATTTTCATCATGTCCGACGGAGGGGTCCATCTTTCACCCGCTAATTATGTGCTTTGTGTGGATGCTGCAAGGCAGTTTGCTGAATCACGTGTGGGGCAGTCAGATCGATCTGTGCGAGCAGTGGATCTGATGGCCGGTTCTGTCACGTGCCTAGCTCGGTGGTCTAAAGAGTTCAAAGATGCTCCAGGGGAGGATACAGCAACAAAAGTAGCTCAGGATATAGGGGAGATGTGGCTGAGGCTAGTGCAGGGTCTGAGAAAAGTTTGTCTGGATCAGAGAGAAGAGGTTAGGAACCACGCTCTGGCATCGCTTCAGAAGTGCTTGACAGGGGTTGAAGGGGTTCGGCTTCCTCATGCTTCGTGGTTGTCGTGTTTCGATCTTGTGATTTTCACTGCTATCgatgatttgcttgagattgcaCAGGGTCACTCTCCTAAAGATTACCGTAACATGGAAGGCACTCTTGTGCTAGCAATGAAGCTGTTAGCCAAGGTATTCTTGCAGTTACTCCACGATCTCTCCCAGTTAACTACGTTCTGTAAATTGTGGCTTGGTGTGCTTAGCCGCAAGGAGAAGTATATGAGGGCGAAGATTAGAGGGAAGAGGAGTGAGAAACTCCAAGAACTAATCCCCGAGCTTCTAAAGAATACGTTGCTTGTTATGAAGGCTAAGG
This portion of the Papaver somniferum cultivar HN1 chromosome 11, ASM357369v1, whole genome shotgun sequence genome encodes:
- the LOC113322489 gene encoding ARF guanine-nucleotide exchange factor GNOM-like, whose translation is MGRLKLQSGINSIEEEPLEECESMTSSGALACMVNSEVGAVLAVMRRNVRWGGRYMAGDDQLEHSLIQSLKSLRRQIFTWQSQWNTINPALYLQPFLDVIRSDETGAAITGVALSSVYKILTINMLDLNTVNVEDAMHSVVDAVTSCRFEVTDPASEEVVLMKILQVLLACMKSKVAVVLSNQHVCTIVNTCFRVVHQAGSKGELLQRIARHTMHELVRCIFLHLRDIESKEHSSANGSMPYSKKEMGIDKDYAFGTKQLDNGNGNSEYEGAPVSIGFASTVTSGSIASMMDANTIGAANGKDSPNNVHLMTEPYGVPCMVEIFHFLCSLLNIIEHNGMGPRSNTLAFDEDVPLFALGLINSAIELGGPSLCQHPKLLGLIQDELFRNLMQFGLSMSPLILSMVCSIVLNLYQHLRMELKLQLEAFFNCVILRLAQSRHGASYQQQEVAMEALVDFCRQKSFMVEMYANLDCDITCSNAFEDLANLLSKSAFPVNCPLSGMHILALDGLIAVIQGMAERIGNGSPISEQSQIDFAEYSPFWTVKCENYADPTHWVPFVRRRKYIKRRLMIGADHFNRDPKKGLEFLQGTHLLPDKLDPQSVACFFRYTAGLDKNLVGDFLGNHDEFCVLVLHEFAWTFDFEDMNLDTALRLFLETFRLPGESQKIQRVLEAFSERYYEQSPLILANKDAALLLSYSIIMLNTDQHNVQVKKKMTEEDFIRNNRHINGGGDLPREFLIDLYHSILKNEIRTTPEQGAGFPEMTPSRWVDLLRKSKKTSPFIMCDSRAFLDHDMFAIMSGPTIAAISVVFDHAEHEDVFQTCVDGFLAVAKISACHHLEDVLDDLVVSLCKFTTLLNPSSVEEPVLAFGDDTKARMATISVFTIANKYGNYIRTGWRNILDCILRLHKLGLLPARVASDVADDSEHSSESGRGQPVTSSLSASQMPSMGTPRRSSGLMGRFSQLLSLETEEPRSQPTEQQLAAHQRTLQTIQKCHIDSIFTESKFLQADSLLQLARALIWAAGRPQKGNTSPEDEDTAVFCLELLIAITLNNRDRIVLLWQGVYEHISNIVQSTVMPCALVEKAVFGLLRICQRLLPYKENLADELLRSLQLVLKLDARVADAYCEHITQEVMRLVKANTTHIRSQMGWRTITSLLSITARHPEASESGFEALIFIMSDGGVHLSPANYVLCVDAARQFAESRVGQSDRSVRAVDLMAGSVTCLARWSKEFKDAPGEDTATKVAQDIGEMWLRLVQGLRKVCLDQREEVRNHALASLQKCLTGVEGVRLPHASWLSCFDLVIFTAIDDLLEIAQGHSPKDYRNMEGTLVLAMKLLAKVFLQLLHDLSQLTTFCKLWLGVLSRKEKYMRAKIRGKRSEKLQELIPELLKNTLLVMKAKGVLQQRSALGGDSLWELTWLHVNNIAPSLQSEVFPDQEIGQKHETETNAASYKDVQAVGQQ